In the Oncorhynchus keta strain PuntledgeMale-10-30-2019 chromosome 29, Oket_V2, whole genome shotgun sequence genome, one interval contains:
- the eif2ak4 gene encoding eIF-2-alpha kinase GCN2 produces the protein MSCHQTSAAGSGTDDYSVQQENELEALASIFGDDFQDLRNNRPWKIKRPPEVYLCLRPNGLSNGKESYVTVDLQVKIPPTYPDVPPELDLKNAKGLSNDNLQNLQTELTKLAAERCGEVMIYELADHVQGFLSEHNKRPSSSFHEEMLKNQRLQQERLALEEQEKLDQRRRQEEQTKFEIMAEIQRREEEKREEKKRKEMAKQERFDSLDQPAIESCSVLGSSPCSPGPPPELTEPRKGANHRRRTNSNTRHRRDTYSEDSQRSQEVLHFSNSTLGDIVVHRGKCLGESERLGRNVYNAFDATNGEFAVVYEWILRWNKKIGKFFTSEENGKIDNCKKQIHGAESELNSLLKLEHPNLVHYQALSSSERDDCLVVDLLVEYVGVSSSLSQSLASQTAIPLERLRLLTTQLLAALEYLHSNSVVHKQLGASSVLLDHQGNVRLTDYSLSKRLGDICNEDIFVQARVHFCEDMLPTKAGKKGDVWSMGLMLLALSQGKEVREYPVSVPTSLPADFQDFLNRCVCLDDADRWNTQQLLDHPFLNPPLPKTPLQCQDASPEDNGDDFASSVIPHSHILNAPFSTGLQRQFSRYFNEFEELQLLGKGAFGAVIKVQNKLDGCYYAVKRIQVNPASKQFRRIKGEVTLLSRLNHENIVRYYNAWIERHETPSTGVLSSDSSEPKSTAEKLPQVRAPSLRLNELGFSILDNVEDNAPPPALASSVEWSTSIERSSSAKCSGHETSDEDDDDEEDVFCASFLPSNSDSESDIIFDNGNGSISQEEPSKRVEGDTIDSTDSERPQLIAHYLYIQMEYCEKSTLRDTIDQGLHQDNSRLWRFFREILDGLAYIHEQGMIHRDLKPVNIFLDSQDHVKIGDFGLATDHPANVAAAGKLDIEESGSVLILKSDPTGNMTGMVGTALYVSPEVQGNTKATYNQKVDLFSLGIILFEMSYRPMTTGSERISVLSQLRMEDIHFPEDFPECKSGMQRKVIGWLLNHDPALRPTAQELLKSDLLPPPQMEESELHEVLQHTMANVNGKAYRTMVNQLFSQNTSPVMDYTYDIDLHKGSFNFNSAKLQQYVYETITRIFKKHGAVRLQTPLLLPRNRKLYEGSELACLMDHSGMLVTLPYDLRMAFARFVARNNITHFKRWSIERVFRPRKPDRAHPRELLECSFDVIVPVTNSLLPDAETIFTISEIIQEFSVLQERNYHIYLNHTSLLKAILLHSGVPEDKLSHASSILCEAMSEKLTRREVEAKFCNLSLSNNSLQTLYKYIEQKGDLRDLVPLITSLTKQKTAVTQLAKQGLRDLEELTGLLRRLGVKLQVVVNLGLVYKVQHHCGVIFQFVAFIKKRRRTVPDIVAAGGRYDHLILEFRGPASSALGPSAVGASVALDKVCAALANMEEPPSISSCDVLVVPVGHTSMGRAINVIQKLWTAGVSADIVYDVSQSQETLLEHCRQAGITCMALVSDKEGYYIKVKSFEKERQSEKRIPESDLVDHIVQKCRTKFYEERNVREISETVSLQNSKGSLVSTSGSSEQHGSSASSNMNVNLLTPEKVSSSTRRRYETQIQTRLQNLGSNLQSKSNDIEVLAVDLPKETLINFLSLEFDGDESFNISVKHLLSRLPKQRYLKSICEEIHRFKIMKRVAVVVLYSYKDDYYKILL, from the exons ATGAGTTGTCATCAGACTTCTGCAGCTGGGAGTGGAACCGACGACTATTCTGTTCAACAGGAAAACGAACTAGAAGCGCTTGCATCCATTTTTGGAGATGATTTTCAGGATCTGCGGAATAACCGTCCATGGAAG ATCAAAAGGCCACCCGAGGTATACCTGTGCCTGCGACCTAACGGACTAAGCAATGGGAAGGAAAGTTATGTGACAGTGGACTTGCAGGTCAAAATCCCACCAACGTACCCAGATGT GCCTCCAGAGCTTGACTTAAAGAATGCCAAAGGTCTCTCCAATGACAACctccagaacctccagacagagctCACTAAACTGGCTGCAGAGCGATGTGGGGAG gTGATGATCTATGAGCTGGCCGACCATGTTCAGGGGTTTCTGAGTGAACACAACAAGCGTCCGTCCAGCTCCTTCCATGAGGAGATGCTGAAGAACCAGCGGCTGCAGCAGGAGAGGCTAGCCCTGGAGGAGCAGGAGAAACTGGACCAACGCCGCAGGCAGGAGGAGCAGACG AAATTTGAGATCATGGCTGAAATccaaagaagagaggaggagaaacgagaggagaagaagaggaaagaAATGGCCAAACAG GAGCGCTTTGACAGTTTGGACCAGCCTGCCATAGAAAGTTGTTCTGTATTGGGCAGCTCACCTTGTTCCCCTGGACCTCCACCTGAGCTCACTGAACCCAGAAAAGGGGCCAACCACCGGAGACGAACCAACTCGAACACCCGCCACAG ACGGGACACATACAGCGAGGATAGCCAACGCTCACAGGAAGTGCTTCACTTCAGCAACAGTACCCTGGGGGACATCGTAGTGCATAGAGGGAAGTGCCTGG GGGAGAGTGAGAGGCTTGGCCGTAATGTTTATAATGCATTCGATGCGACCAACGGAGAGTTTGCTGTAGTATACGAGTGGATCCTACGCTGGAACAAGAAGATTGGCAAGTTCTTCACCAGCGAGGAAAACGGGAAGATTGACAATTGTAAAAAGCAG ATCCATGGAGCAGAGAGTGAGCTGAACTCCCTGCTGAAGCTGGAGCACCCTAACCTGGTGCACTACCAGGCCCTGAGCTCCAGTGAGAGGGATGACTGCCTGGTGGTGGACCTGCTGGTGGAATATGTCGGGGTCAGCAGCAGTCTGAGCCAGAGCCTGGCCAGCCAGACCGCCATCCCCCTAGAGCGCCTCCGCCTGCTCACCACCCAGCTCCTGGCTGCCCTCGAGTACCTCCACTCCAACTCTGTTGTCCACAAACAGCTGGGCGCCTCTAGTGTGCTGCTGGACCACCAGGGCAATGTGCGTCTCACAGACTACAGCCTCTCCAAGAGACTGGGTGACATCTGCAATGAGGACATCTTTGTGCAGGCCCGCGTGCACTTCTGTGAGGACATGCTTCCCACCAAGGCTGGGAAGAAAGGGGACGTATGGAGCATGGGACTTATGCTGCTGGCACTGAGCCAGGGGAAGGAGGTCAGGGAGTACCCTGTGTCTGTTCCCACCAGCCTGCCAGCTGACTTCCAGGACTTCCTTAACAG gtgtgTGTGCCTGGATGATGCTGACCGCTGGAACACCCAGCAGCTCTTGGACCACCCCTTCCTCAACCCTCCACTTCCAAAGACCCCTCTACAGTGCCAAGATGCTAGTCCAGAAG ACAATGGGGATGACTTTGCGTCGTCGGTCATCCCTCACAGTCACATCCTCAATGCTCCGTTCAGCACTGGGCTGCAGAGGCAGTTCTCACGCTACTTCAATGAGTTTGAAGAGTTACAGCTGCTGGGGAAAGGAGCTTTTGGTGCCGTTATCAAG GTCCAGAACAAGTTGGATGGCTGTTACTATGCTGTGAAGCGTATCCAGGTGAACCCAGCCAGTAAGCAGTTCCGTAGGATCAAAGGTGAGGTGACGCTGCTGTCGCGCCTCAACCATGAGAACATCGTCCGCTACTACAACGCCTGGATCGAGAGGCACGAGACCCCCTCCACGGGGGTCCTGAGCTCAGACAGCTCCGAGCCCAAGAGCACAGCGGAGAAACTGCCCCAGGTCCGAGCCCCCTCTCTGCGACTCAACGAGCTGGGCTTCAGCATTCTTGACAACGTGGAGGACAACGCCCCTCCCCCCGCCCTAGCCAGCTCGGTGGAGTGGAGCACCTCCATCGAAAGGTCCTCTAGCGCCAAGTGTAGTGGCCACGAGACCAGCGATGAGGACGACGATGATGAAGAGGATGTCTTCTGTGCCTCGTTCCT CCCATCAAACAGTGACTCAGAGAGTGACATCATTTTTGACAATGGGAATGGCAGCATATCTCAG GAGGAGCCAAGCAAGAGAGTGGAGGGTGACACGATAGATAGCACAGACTCTGAGAGGCCACAGCTCATAGCACATTACCTTTACATCCAG ATGGAATACTGTGAAAAAAGCACTTTGCGAGACACCATTGACCAGGGCCTCCATCAGGACAACAGTCGCCTGTGGAGGTTCTTCAGGGAGATCCTGGATGGCCTGGCTTACATCCACGAACAG GGGATGATTCATCGAGACCTCAAGCCTGTCAACATTTTCTTGGACTCTCAGGACCATGTGAAAATTGGAGACTTTGGCCTGGCCACAGACCATCCTGCTAATGTG GCTGCAGCAGGTAAACTGGATATTGAGGAGAGTGGCTCTGTTCTGATTCTCAAATCGGACCCAACAG GGAATATGACTGGTATGGTTGGTACTGCCTTgtatgtcagtccagaggtgcAAGGAAATACTAAAGCCACTTACAACCAG AAAGTGGATCTGTTTAGCTTGGGTATCATCCTGTTTGAGATGTCCTACCGGCCCATGACCACCGGATCTGAACGCATCTCAGTCCTGAGCCAGCTGCGCATG GAGGACATCCACTTCCCTGAAGACTTCCCTGAGTGTAAGAGTGGAATGCAG AGGAAGGTGATTGGCTGGCTGTTGAACCATGACCCGGCCCTGCGTCCCACGGCCCAGGAGCTCTTGAAGAGTGATCTGCTGCCCCCGCCCCAGATGGAGGAGTCAGAGCTCCACGAGGTCCTGCAGCACACCATGGCTAACGTCAATGGCAAGGCCTACCGCACTATGGTCAACCAGCTGTTCTCCCAGAACACCTCCCCCGTCATGGACTACACCTACGATATCGACCTCCACAAG GGTAGTTTTAATTTCAACAGTGCTAAATTGCAACAGTATGTGTACGAAACAATTACCAGGATCTTCAAGAAACATG GGGCTGTGCGTCTCCAGACCCCCCTGTTGCTCCCCAGGAATAGGAAGTTGTATGAGGGCAGTGAGCTGGCCTGCTTGATGGACCACAGCGGTATGCTGGTCACCCTGCCCTACGACCTCCGG ATGGCATTCGCAAGATTTGTGGCCAGAAATAATATTACCCATTTCAAGAG gtgGAGCATCGAGCGTGTGTTCCGGCCCAGGAAGCCAGACAGGGCTCACCCCAGGGAGCTGCTGGAGTGTTCCTTTGATGTCATTGTCCCCGTCACcaacagcctgctgcctgacGCTGAGACCATCTTCACCATCTCAGAGATTATCCAGGAGTTCAGTGTCCTGCAG gAGAGGAACTACCACATCTACCTGAACCACACCAGTCTGCTGAAGGCCATCCTGCTACACAGCGGAGTCCCAGAGGACAAGCTGAGCCACGCCTCCAGTATCCTTTGTGAAGCCATG AGTGAAAAGCTGACCAGGCGAGAGGTGGAGGCCAAGTTCTGTAACCTCTCTCTGTCCAACAACAGT TTGCAGACGCTGTATAAATACATAGAGCAAAAGGGAGACCTTCGGGACCTGGtccccctcatcacctctctgaCCAAACAGAAGACTGCCGTAACCCAGTTGGCCAAGCAGGGcctcagagacctggaggagctCACTGGTCTGCTCAGGAGACTGGGCGTCAAGCTGCAG GTAGTAGTCAATCTGGGTCTGGTATATAAAGTGCAGCACCATTGTGGGGTCATCTTCCAGTTTGTGGCCTTCATCAAGAAACGAAGACGCACAGTGCCAGACATCGTGGCTGCAGGAGGGAGATACGACCACCTG ATCCTTGAGTTCCGTGGTCCAGCGTCCTCTGCTCTTGGCCCCTCGGCAGTAGGGGCCAGTGTGGCTCTGGACAAGGTCTGTGCTGCCCTGGCCAACATGGAGGAGCCG CCCTCTATCAGTTCGTGTGATGTGCTGGTGGTGCCTGTAGGCCACACCTCCATGGGCAGGGCCATCAATGTGATCCAGAAGCTGTGGACAGCAGGGGTCTCTGCTGACATCGTCTATGATGTGTCACAG TCCCAGGAGACTCTGCTGGAGCACTGCAGACAGGCTGGCATCACCTGCATGGCCCTGGTCTCAGACAAGGAGGGGTACTACATCAAG gtcaAGTCCTTTGAGAAGGAAAGGCAGTCAGAGAAGAGGATTCCAGAGTCTGACCTTGTGGATCACATTGTTCAGAAATGTCGGACCAAATTCTATGAGGAGAGAAATGTCAG GGAAATCTCTGAGACTGTCTCTCTTCAGAATTCCAAGGGATCACTCGTCAGTACCTCAG GATCATCAGAGCAGCACGGGAGCAGTGCCTCTAGTAACATGAATGTGAACCTCCTCACCCCGGAGAAGGTGTCCTCTAGCACCAGACGACGCTACGAGACCCAG ATACAAACCAGATTGCAGAATCTAGGTAGCAATTTACAGAGCAAGAGCAATGACATCGAAGTTCTGGCT GTGGACCTGCCGAAGGAAACCCTCATCAACTTCCTGTCTTTGGAG TTTGATGGAGATGAGTCGTTCAATATCAGCGTTAAACATCTGCTGTCGCGTCTCCCCAAGCAGCGCTACCTCAAGTCCATCTGCGAGGAGATCCACCGCTTCAAAATCATGAAAAG AGTTGCTGTGGTGGTTTTGTACAGCTACAAGGATGATTACTACAAGATTCTTCTGTGA